One Chordicoccus furentiruminis DNA window includes the following coding sequences:
- a CDS encoding Mini-ribonuclease 3 has product METDLTAHTENEGTERFIPDLDPAEAGSYSPLVLAFLGDAVYELAVRTMLVKEGNARPNLLNRRKARLVKAAAQSAMMESLMPLLDEREQDISRRGRNAKSYTMAKHATTEDYRRATGFEALMGYLYLTGQQERMLRLIGEGIRQYEKQGSKTDGTSRLAEG; this is encoded by the coding sequence ATGGAGACGGATCTGACGGCGCATACGGAGAACGAGGGGACGGAACGGTTCATTCCCGATCTGGATCCGGCGGAAGCGGGGAGCTACTCCCCGCTTGTGCTGGCTTTTCTGGGCGATGCGGTCTATGAACTGGCGGTGCGGACGATGCTGGTGAAGGAGGGGAATGCACGCCCCAATCTTCTCAACCGGAGAAAGGCCCGTCTGGTGAAAGCGGCCGCCCAGTCCGCGATGATGGAAAGCCTTATGCCGCTGCTTGACGAACGGGAGCAGGACATCAGCCGCCGCGGCCGGAACGCGAAGTCCTACACGATGGCGAAGCACGCGACGACGGAGGACTACCGCCGCGCCACCGGATTTGAAGCGCTGATGGGATATCTGTATCTGACGGGACAGCAGGAGCGGATGCTCAGGCTGATCGGGGAAGGAATCAGACAGTATGAGAAACAGGGAAGTAAAACGGACGGAACGTCCCGCCTGGCGGAAGGATGA
- the rlmB gene encoding 23S rRNA (guanosine(2251)-2'-O)-methyltransferase RlmB, producing MRNREVKRTERPAWRKDESGSFRPERTAEEAGRSGRNRPGRQTENGEDSAECADRIEGRNAVLEAFRSGRTVDKLFVQEHSGDGPVRTILREAQKAGTAVTFMTKERLDQLSPSGRHQGVIAQVSAYSYGTVDEMLARAEEAGEPPFLVLLDGIEDPHNLGAIIRTACQAGAHGVIITKHRAVGLTSTVVRASAGALNYVTVAKVTNLKQTIEELKTRGIWFVCADMGGTPMYDLDLKGPIGLVIGNEGNGVNRIVREACDMTATIPMTGRIDSLNASVAAGVLMYEIVRQRR from the coding sequence ATGAGAAACAGGGAAGTAAAACGGACGGAACGTCCCGCCTGGCGGAAGGATGAGAGCGGTTCTTTCCGCCCGGAACGAACGGCGGAGGAGGCCGGGAGATCCGGACGGAACCGCCCGGGACGCCAGACGGAAAACGGAGAGGATTCCGCGGAATGCGCGGACCGGATCGAGGGGCGGAATGCCGTGCTCGAGGCCTTCCGGTCCGGCCGGACCGTGGACAAGCTCTTCGTTCAGGAGCACTCGGGCGACGGTCCGGTGCGGACGATTTTAAGAGAGGCTCAGAAGGCGGGCACAGCGGTGACCTTCATGACGAAGGAGAGGCTGGATCAGCTCTCTCCCTCAGGTCGGCATCAGGGCGTGATCGCCCAGGTTTCCGCCTATTCCTACGGTACGGTGGACGAGATGCTCGCGAGGGCGGAGGAAGCCGGAGAGCCTCCGTTTCTGGTGCTGCTGGACGGCATCGAGGACCCGCACAATCTCGGCGCGATCATCCGTACCGCCTGTCAGGCCGGTGCGCACGGGGTGATCATCACGAAACACCGGGCGGTCGGACTGACCTCGACCGTGGTGCGCGCTTCAGCCGGGGCGCTGAACTATGTGACTGTGGCGAAGGTGACGAATCTGAAGCAGACCATCGAAGAGCTGAAGACACGGGGGATCTGGTTCGTCTGCGCGGATATGGGCGGCACGCCGATGTACGACCTTGATCTGAAAGGGCCGATCGGACTTGTGATCGGCAATGAAGGGAACGGCGTGAACCGGATTGTCCGGGAAGCCTGCGACATGACCGCGACGATCCCGATGACCGGCCGCATCGATTCGCTCAATGCATCCGTCGCGGCGGGTGTCCTGATGTACGAGATCGTGCGGCAGCGGCGGTAA
- a CDS encoding sigma-70 family RNA polymerase sigma factor codes for MAEKPYEAYADEELVGLARGGDSGAADFLMEKYKPLVRRLSAARYLAGGDREDLIQEGMIGLYKALRDYDPSKQASFATFAALCADRQMLHAIEASQREKNRVLNDAVELTDEEGERVLHGAKESPETLVIAREAADERLRRLREALSPLETKVLTLYLTGMDYREIASELGRTPKAIDNALQRIRRKSRECMMEEERSTE; via the coding sequence ATGGCGGAAAAACCGTATGAGGCGTATGCCGATGAGGAACTGGTCGGGCTGGCCCGCGGAGGAGATTCCGGGGCGGCCGATTTTCTGATGGAGAAATACAAGCCGCTGGTACGGAGGCTGAGCGCGGCCCGCTATCTTGCGGGAGGCGATCGGGAGGACCTGATTCAGGAAGGCATGATTGGTCTGTACAAGGCTCTGCGGGATTATGACCCGTCGAAGCAGGCCTCCTTTGCGACATTCGCCGCGCTGTGCGCGGACCGGCAGATGCTGCACGCCATCGAGGCCTCGCAGCGCGAGAAGAACCGGGTACTCAACGATGCGGTGGAGCTCACGGACGAGGAAGGAGAGCGGGTGCTTCACGGCGCGAAGGAGTCGCCGGAGACATTGGTAATCGCGAGAGAAGCCGCTGACGAGCGTCTGCGGAGGCTGAGAGAGGCGCTCAGCCCGCTGGAGACGAAGGTTCTGACACTGTATCTGACGGGAATGGATTACCGGGAGATCGCGTCCGAGCTGGGCAGGACACCGAAGGCGATCGACAATGCGCTGCAGCGCATACGGCGGAAGAGCAGGGAATGCATGATGGAAGAAGAGAGGAGTACGGAATGA
- a CDS encoding HPr family phosphocarrier protein, with protein MKSFTYTVREPIGLHARPAGDLVKAIRDYQCAITISGNGRTADGKKLLSVMTLGIRMGQEIMLTFEGEDEDKACAETESYVREHL; from the coding sequence ATGAAATCATTCACCTATACGGTCAGGGAGCCGATCGGGCTCCACGCGAGACCGGCCGGCGATCTCGTGAAGGCAATCCGGGACTATCAGTGCGCGATCACGATTTCCGGGAACGGCCGAACCGCTGACGGGAAGAAGCTGCTCAGCGTGATGACGCTCGGAATCCGGATGGGTCAGGAGATCATGCTGACCTTTGAAGGAGAAGACGAGGACAAAGCCTGTGCGGAGACGGAGTCCTATGTGAGAGAGCATCTTTGA
- the sufC gene encoding Fe-S cluster assembly ATPase SufC — MSENLLEVKDLSVSIEEGEILHDVNLHIGRGETHVLMGPNGAGKSTLGNTLMGNPTYHVTAGQILFDGEDITRASADARARAGMFMSFQNPLEVPGLSLESFIRSALRQKTGKNVKLLAYRKQLEETMKLLQMDESYAERDLNVGFSGGEKKKAEILQMLMLSPKLAILDETDSGLDVDAVRTVSKGIEEYHKRSDGALLIITHSTKILEALHVDYTHVLVKGTLVTTGGAELVERINEQGFEKYVEEAAARMEAERAKSGEA; from the coding sequence ATGTCTGAAAATCTTCTTGAAGTCAAGGATTTATCGGTCAGTATCGAGGAGGGCGAGATCCTTCACGATGTGAACCTTCATATTGGCAGAGGCGAAACACATGTACTGATGGGACCGAACGGAGCGGGAAAATCCACTCTCGGCAACACGCTGATGGGAAATCCGACCTATCATGTCACGGCGGGACAGATCCTTTTTGACGGCGAGGACATCACGCGCGCTTCGGCGGACGCGCGGGCCCGGGCCGGCATGTTCATGTCCTTCCAGAATCCGCTGGAGGTTCCGGGACTTTCGCTGGAAAGCTTCATCCGCAGCGCGCTGCGTCAGAAGACGGGGAAGAACGTGAAGCTGCTCGCCTACCGAAAACAGCTGGAGGAGACGATGAAGCTGCTCCAGATGGACGAATCCTACGCGGAACGAGACCTGAACGTGGGATTTTCGGGCGGCGAGAAGAAAAAAGCGGAGATTCTCCAGATGCTGATGCTCAGCCCGAAACTGGCGATTCTCGATGAGACGGATTCCGGACTGGACGTGGACGCGGTGCGCACAGTGTCAAAGGGAATCGAGGAGTATCACAAACGGAGCGATGGCGCGCTTCTCATCATCACGCACAGCACGAAGATTCTTGAGGCGCTTCATGTGGACTACACGCATGTGCTGGTGAAGGGAACACTGGTGACGACCGGCGGCGCGGAGCTGGTGGAACGGATCAACGAGCAGGGCTTCGAGAAGTACGTCGAGGAGGCGGCCGCGAGGATGGAAGCCGAACGCGCGAAGAGCGGGGAGGCCTGA
- the sufB gene encoding Fe-S cluster assembly protein SufB, which produces MAERAVNFDPAIDTSRDDINAYLEGTDRSLYDFRDEETGFYKVDEGLTPEIVETISKEKHDPEWMREFRLHSLEIYNRLRVPNWGPPIDGLDMKKIVTYVRPNTDMKATWDDVPEEIKSAFDKLGIPQAEHEYLAGVGAQYDSELVYHNLQDYVARQGVVYTDMESALTGKYADMVKEYFMKLVPPTDHKFAALHGAVWSGGSFVYIPKGVKVSIPLQSYFRLNAKGAGQFEHTLIIVDEGADLHFIEGCSAPKWNVANLHAGCVELYVKKNARLRYSTIENWSKNMYNLNTKRALVEEGGRMEWVSGSFGSHVSYLYPTTILKGRGADVEYTGITFAGKGQNLDTGCRMVHIGEDTSSLVTTKSLSKDGGISTFRSSVQIQPKAKRAKSSVDCQSLMLDNRSRSDTIPEMDVRTSDADVGHEAKIGRISDEAVFYLMSRGIPEAEARAMIVSGFANPVSKELPLEYAAEMNNLIRLEMEGSMS; this is translated from the coding sequence ATGGCAGAAAGAGCAGTGAATTTTGATCCCGCGATCGATACGAGCCGGGATGATATCAACGCGTATCTCGAGGGAACGGACCGGAGCCTCTATGACTTCCGGGACGAGGAGACAGGTTTTTACAAGGTGGACGAAGGGCTGACACCGGAGATCGTGGAGACGATTTCGAAGGAGAAGCATGATCCCGAGTGGATGAGAGAATTCCGACTGCATTCGCTTGAAATCTACAACCGTCTCCGCGTGCCGAACTGGGGACCGCCCATCGACGGACTGGATATGAAGAAGATCGTCACCTACGTGCGGCCGAATACGGACATGAAGGCGACCTGGGACGATGTGCCGGAGGAGATCAAGAGCGCCTTCGACAAGCTGGGGATTCCGCAGGCGGAGCATGAGTATCTCGCCGGCGTGGGCGCGCAGTACGATTCGGAACTGGTCTACCATAACCTGCAGGACTATGTGGCGCGTCAGGGTGTCGTCTACACCGACATGGAGAGCGCGCTGACCGGCAAGTACGCGGATATGGTGAAGGAATACTTCATGAAGCTGGTCCCGCCGACGGACCACAAGTTTGCGGCGCTGCACGGCGCGGTCTGGTCCGGCGGATCCTTCGTCTACATCCCGAAGGGCGTGAAGGTTTCGATCCCGCTTCAGTCCTATTTCCGGCTGAACGCGAAGGGCGCGGGCCAGTTCGAGCATACGCTGATCATCGTGGACGAGGGAGCCGACCTTCATTTCATCGAAGGGTGTTCGGCGCCGAAGTGGAACGTGGCGAATCTTCACGCGGGCTGCGTGGAGCTCTATGTGAAGAAGAACGCGCGGCTCCGCTACTCGACCATCGAGAACTGGTCGAAGAACATGTACAATCTGAACACAAAGCGGGCCCTCGTGGAGGAGGGCGGCAGAATGGAGTGGGTGTCCGGATCCTTCGGCTCCCATGTCTCCTACCTGTATCCGACGACGATCCTGAAGGGCAGAGGCGCCGATGTGGAATACACCGGCATCACGTTCGCCGGCAAGGGACAGAATCTGGATACTGGCTGCCGGATGGTTCATATCGGAGAGGATACAAGCTCGCTGGTGACGACGAAATCGCTGTCGAAGGACGGCGGCATCAGCACTTTCCGGAGTTCCGTACAGATTCAGCCGAAGGCGAAGAGGGCGAAATCCTCGGTGGACTGCCAGTCGCTGATGCTGGACAACCGCTCCCGCTCGGATACGATCCCGGAGATGGATGTCAGGACGAGCGACGCCGATGTGGGCCACGAGGCCAAGATCGGCCGGATCAGCGATGAGGCCGTCTTCTACCTGATGAGCCGAGGCATTCCCGAGGCGGAGGCCCGTGCGATGATCGTATCCGGCTTCGCGAATCCGGTGAGCAAGGAGCTTCCGCTTGAATACGCGGCGGAGATGAACAACCTGATCCGACTCGAGATGGAAGGGAGTATGAGCTGA
- a CDS encoding SufB/SufD family protein, with protein MENLNLTVSHLPSLTWNRLGVNQAQVTAEAKEGAPAVFTLRGGAGMAAGEIGAADADRKLAAVAVPDRREAFVAGKTAIYQEQGFSTGLGAEFSDYMRKNAPVVRTVSVAPGAKLTEPAVLTWDFGRGGSDAARQLITVGDGAEATVLLVYRSDAEAEGISAVETDVLIGRDATLHLMKVNLLGTGFTHLDDTGAVIGDAGTLDFLQMEMGGARNWAGCYADERGKGANLRIRTGYAVNADHRLDLNYVVGQFGRKTVSAIDVKGVLADRAVKIFRGTIDFRNGSAGSVGDEQEDVLLLDEDVINKTVPVILCEEEDVDGRHGASIGRLSEDILFYLATRGIGEKEAQRLMLRGRLAGIARAIPDEETVKLIDAAIDRYGSDGESD; from the coding sequence ATGGAAAATCTGAATCTGACAGTCAGTCATCTGCCTTCGCTCACCTGGAACCGGCTTGGCGTGAACCAGGCGCAGGTGACGGCGGAGGCAAAGGAAGGCGCGCCCGCCGTCTTTACGCTGCGGGGCGGGGCAGGCATGGCTGCGGGAGAAATCGGCGCGGCGGATGCGGACCGGAAGCTGGCCGCCGTCGCGGTGCCGGACCGCAGAGAAGCGTTTGTGGCGGGCAAGACCGCGATCTATCAGGAGCAGGGCTTCTCGACGGGACTCGGAGCCGAATTTTCCGATTATATGAGGAAAAATGCACCTGTCGTCCGGACCGTCTCGGTGGCGCCCGGCGCGAAGCTGACGGAGCCGGCGGTTCTCACGTGGGATTTCGGCAGGGGCGGCAGCGATGCCGCGAGACAGCTGATCACAGTGGGTGACGGCGCGGAGGCGACGGTGCTTCTGGTGTATCGCTCGGACGCGGAGGCGGAAGGCATCTCGGCGGTGGAGACGGATGTCCTCATCGGCCGGGACGCGACCCTGCATCTGATGAAGGTGAATCTGCTGGGCACGGGCTTCACTCACCTTGACGACACCGGCGCGGTGATCGGCGACGCCGGTACGCTGGATTTCCTCCAGATGGAGATGGGCGGCGCGAGGAACTGGGCCGGCTGCTACGCGGATGAACGGGGCAAAGGCGCGAACCTTAGGATCCGCACCGGTTACGCGGTGAACGCGGACCACCGGCTTGATCTCAACTATGTCGTCGGCCAGTTCGGAAGAAAGACGGTCAGCGCCATCGATGTGAAGGGCGTGCTCGCGGATCGCGCGGTGAAGATCTTCCGGGGCACCATCGACTTCCGGAACGGCTCGGCCGGCTCTGTGGGAGACGAGCAGGAGGACGTGCTTCTGCTGGACGAGGACGTGATCAACAAGACTGTGCCGGTCATCCTCTGCGAGGAGGAGGATGTGGACGGACGCCACGGCGCGTCCATCGGCCGGCTCTCGGAAGACATTCTTTTCTATCTCGCGACACGCGGGATTGGAGAGAAGGAGGCGCAGCGCCTGATGCTCAGAGGGCGTCTTGCCGGCATCGCGCGGGCGATCCCGGACGAGGAGACTGTGAAGCTTATCGACGCGGCGATCGACCGCTACGGATCAGACGGGGAGTCGGACTGA
- a CDS encoding aminotransferase class V-fold PLP-dependent enzyme, with product MNTDAVRADFPILSDGSYIYFDNAATTQRPRAVLEAVNAFYSSENANPLRGLYEWSVRATESYEAARHAVAELIGAAEDAEIIFTRNATESLNLIACSYARTRLRPGDEIAVGITEHHSDLLPWQMAARETGARLVFLECEPDGTYTDNEIESKIGEKTKIAAIGQVSNVLGTENPVKKIGERVHAFGGVLVVDGAQSAPHMAVDVQAMGADFFAFSGHKMLAPMGIGVLYGRRALLEEMPPFLVGGEMIETVTREGATYAELPHKFEAGTVNAAGAVGLHAAIDYLRGVGFDEIRRREEHLTSLLLEEMRAVPHVTVYGSEDPKRHTGIVSFNIEGCHPHDVSSILDMDHICIRAGHHCAQPLLEHLHVSSTCRASLYFYNTEDEVHRFAESLRKVRGELGYSD from the coding sequence ATGAATACAGACGCGGTGAGAGCCGATTTTCCGATCCTTTCGGACGGAAGCTATATCTATTTTGACAACGCGGCCACGACCCAGCGCCCCCGGGCCGTGCTGGAGGCGGTCAATGCGTTTTACAGCAGCGAGAACGCCAACCCGCTCCGCGGCCTCTACGAGTGGAGTGTCCGTGCGACGGAGTCCTATGAGGCGGCCCGCCACGCGGTGGCGGAGCTGATTGGCGCGGCGGAGGACGCGGAGATCATTTTCACGAGAAATGCAACCGAGTCTCTGAACCTGATCGCCTGCAGCTACGCCCGGACCCGGCTTCGCCCCGGCGACGAGATCGCGGTGGGCATCACCGAGCATCACAGCGACCTGCTGCCCTGGCAGATGGCCGCCCGTGAGACCGGAGCCCGTCTTGTTTTCCTCGAGTGCGAGCCGGACGGCACATACACCGATAACGAGATTGAATCGAAGATCGGGGAGAAGACAAAGATCGCGGCGATCGGTCAGGTCAGCAACGTGCTGGGGACAGAGAACCCGGTTAAGAAAATCGGAGAACGGGTGCATGCTTTCGGCGGCGTTCTGGTGGTGGACGGCGCCCAGAGCGCGCCGCATATGGCGGTGGACGTTCAGGCGATGGGCGCGGATTTCTTCGCGTTTTCCGGCCACAAGATGCTGGCGCCGATGGGGATCGGCGTGCTCTACGGCCGGCGCGCTCTGCTGGAGGAGATGCCTCCGTTCCTGGTCGGCGGGGAAATGATTGAGACCGTGACGAGGGAGGGCGCCACCTACGCGGAGCTGCCGCATAAATTCGAGGCCGGTACGGTCAACGCGGCCGGCGCGGTGGGGCTGCACGCGGCGATCGACTATCTGCGCGGCGTGGGTTTCGACGAGATCCGTAGGCGGGAGGAGCATCTGACCTCGCTTCTGCTTGAGGAGATGCGGGCGGTTCCCCATGTCACGGTGTACGGATCGGAGGATCCGAAACGTCATACCGGCATTGTCTCCTTCAACATCGAGGGATGTCATCCGCATGACGTATCGTCGATTCTGGATATGGACCACATCTGCATCCGCGCGGGGCATCACTGCGCGCAGCCGCTGCTCGAGCATCTGCACGTCAGCTCGACATGCCGGGCGAGCCTGTATTTCTATAACACGGAGGATGAGGTGCACCGGTTCGCGGAGAGTCTGCGCAAGGTGCGGGGCGAGCTGGGCTACAGCGACTGA
- the sufU gene encoding Fe-S cluster assembly sulfur transfer protein SufU, which produces MDLKQMYREIINEHNLHPDHKHDLENPTVVLRGVNPSCGDDINLQLKIEDGRIVDGSFNGSGCAISQASADIMLDNIIGKSEEEARHLGDIFMRMIKGEAAEWEIEELDEAAALQNVSHMPARVKCAQLGWRTMNEIIDEDEKKKKPE; this is translated from the coding sequence ATGGATCTGAAACAGATGTATCGCGAGATTATCAATGAGCACAACCTGCATCCGGACCACAAGCATGATCTGGAGAATCCGACTGTGGTGCTCCGGGGCGTCAACCCGAGTTGCGGCGACGATATCAATCTGCAGCTGAAGATCGAGGACGGACGGATCGTCGACGGCAGCTTCAACGGAAGCGGCTGCGCGATCTCCCAGGCGTCCGCCGACATCATGCTTGACAATATCATCGGGAAGAGTGAAGAGGAAGCCCGTCATCTCGGCGATATTTTCATGAGAATGATCAAAGGCGAGGCCGCGGAGTGGGAGATCGAGGAACTGGACGAGGCCGCCGCGCTGCAAAACGTGTCGCATATGCCGGCCCGCGTGAAGTGCGCCCAGCTCGGCTGGCGGACGATGAACGAGATCATCGATGAGGACGAGAAGAAAAAGAAACCGGAATGA